One part of the Candidatus Bathyarchaeota archaeon genome encodes these proteins:
- a CDS encoding amidohydrolase, whose amino-acid sequence MSADLAIINVNIKTQNPAQPTAQALAVKSTRIIKVGSNRQIQSFIAPTTRVLDLGGKTVVPGFIDTHIHVADYGRCLMWLDLTSAKSIADLQRLLREKAQRTPVGRWIIGQGWNENRFQEHHMPSAEDLDAAAPDNPVVLYREAAMTCAVNTPALKLAGVNGQTAPPSGGAIDKTPAGNPTGILRDAATSLIWQAVPEPSPEELLDAAAVACQKIAEAGITGIHWLVISESELPLIRKLHEQGKLPFRVNVVVPEAMLPQTSDFPQTPMLHVGGCFIVADGYLDSKEAAMVEPYSDEPANQGKLLLTEAQLEQSIKNAVGFGVQPVIHAMGDRAIAAVLEAIENSAGNHRVRIEQAAVLNPQLLTQLKASGAIVTVQPKVISTEFNVWTAEQRLGDRASWLHPIKTLLDAGIRVAAGSDCPMEPLSALLGVQELVTRKAYPEQRLSVDEALQLYTLNAAYCSGEETLKGSVEEGKLADLTVLSADLDSVLPEKISEVTVDLVVLNGRVMVVTLADYP is encoded by the coding sequence TTGTCGGCGGACCTTGCAATAATTAACGTGAACATAAAAACCCAAAATCCAGCCCAGCCCACCGCCCAAGCCCTCGCCGTCAAATCAACCCGCATCATAAAAGTGGGCTCCAACAGGCAAATCCAATCATTCATCGCCCCAACCACCCGGGTGCTAGACTTAGGCGGCAAAACCGTTGTGCCCGGCTTCATCGATACCCATATCCACGTCGCCGATTATGGACGCTGCCTCATGTGGCTTGACCTCACCTCCGCAAAATCAATCGCGGATTTGCAGCGGCTGCTCAGGGAGAAAGCCCAGAGAACGCCTGTGGGCAGATGGATAATTGGGCAAGGCTGGAACGAAAACCGTTTCCAAGAACATCATATGCCATCCGCAGAGGATTTAGACGCGGCGGCACCCGACAACCCCGTGGTGCTCTACCGGGAAGCCGCCATGACCTGCGCAGTCAACACCCCAGCCCTCAAACTCGCAGGCGTAAACGGGCAGACGGCACCTCCAAGCGGCGGCGCCATCGACAAAACCCCCGCGGGCAACCCCACTGGTATTCTGCGGGACGCGGCTACCTCGCTGATTTGGCAGGCGGTTCCCGAGCCCAGCCCAGAGGAGCTGCTTGATGCGGCGGCGGTGGCGTGCCAGAAAATCGCGGAGGCAGGCATAACAGGCATCCATTGGCTTGTCATCTCCGAATCCGAGTTACCCTTAATCAGAAAGCTCCACGAACAAGGCAAGTTGCCTTTCAGGGTTAACGTGGTTGTGCCTGAGGCGATGCTGCCCCAAACATCGGATTTCCCCCAAACCCCGATGCTGCATGTGGGCGGCTGCTTCATTGTGGCAGACGGCTACCTTGACTCCAAGGAAGCCGCGATGGTTGAACCCTACAGTGACGAGCCAGCTAACCAGGGCAAACTCCTCCTCACCGAGGCGCAGCTTGAACAGTCAATTAAAAATGCGGTGGGGTTTGGTGTGCAGCCTGTTATCCACGCGATGGGCGACAGGGCAATCGCCGCCGTGCTCGAGGCCATAGAAAACTCGGCAGGCAACCATCGCGTCCGCATAGAGCAAGCCGCCGTCCTAAACCCCCAGTTGCTTACCCAACTAAAAGCCTCCGGCGCCATCGTCACAGTGCAGCCTAAAGTTATCTCAACCGAATTTAACGTCTGGACTGCAGAGCAGCGCCTCGGCGACCGCGCAAGCTGGCTGCATCCCATCAAAACCCTCCTCGACGCAGGCATCAGGGTCGCGGCGGGTTCAGACTGCCCCATGGAACCGCTGAGCGCGCTTTTGGGCGTTCAGGAACTGGTGACGCGGAAAGCTTACCCTGAACAGAGGCTCAGCGTTGATGAAGCACTTCAACTCTACACGCTAAACGCCGCCTACTGCTCAGGCGAGGAAACGCTGAAGGGTTCGGTTGAAGAGGGCAAACTGGCGGATTTAACGGTTCTTTCAGCGGACCTTGACTCGGTTTTACCTGAAAAAATCAGCGAGGTAACTGTTGACTTAGTTGTCCTCAATGGGCGAGTGATGGTTGTAACCCTAGCAGATTATCCCTAA
- a CDS encoding B12-binding domain-containing radical SAM protein — translation MKARVALVNPPYPVEAPQAIFLPLGISYLTAVLEEKGYHVDVVDCQTTHPSQQELEEKFRSLNSDIVGVTAATLTYNPALEILRAAKTALPNAVTMIGGPHVTVMDQQTFSESSHVDVVVRSEGEQTMLELAGLISEGNSGGFGDVLGITFRQNGKVQRNLDRPFMQDIDQLPHPAHKHFDIGKYRILNKTYLPIITSRGCPFHCTFCAGYKMCGRGFRARSPTKVVDELEWLRDDLGGGAFAFYDDTFTFDVPRAVAICDEMRRRKFDLPWDCRTRVDKVSLSLMEKLHSAGCELVHFGVESGSQQMLNLMRKGTTVEQNAQAIKWAKQAGVSVAISLVIGYPTETAQQLQQTIDFIYKTKPDYVYMCEAVPYPGTELYEFTKSLGLELAKDWSLYHEQTQVFENKLLPLEKLNQTKKEFYDRYLSYSFFISKKMKSDFYSQIMARSALNHLVANNRAAKWAIHHLYHPKVSPGGHSTPSKEQQKKP, via the coding sequence GTGAAGGCACGTGTAGCGCTCGTTAATCCACCCTACCCAGTGGAGGCTCCGCAGGCCATTTTTCTGCCCTTGGGCATCAGCTACTTAACTGCGGTTCTCGAGGAGAAAGGCTACCACGTGGACGTTGTGGACTGCCAAACCACCCATCCCAGCCAGCAGGAGCTTGAAGAGAAGTTCCGCAGCCTAAACAGCGACATCGTCGGCGTAACAGCCGCCACGCTTACCTACAACCCCGCCCTTGAGATTCTAAGAGCCGCCAAAACCGCGCTGCCAAACGCAGTCACGATGATTGGGGGACCCCACGTCACCGTCATGGACCAGCAGACCTTCAGTGAAAGCAGCCACGTCGACGTGGTGGTGCGCAGCGAAGGCGAGCAAACCATGCTGGAACTCGCCGGGCTCATCTCAGAAGGCAACTCAGGCGGGTTCGGCGACGTTTTAGGCATAACTTTTAGGCAAAACGGCAAAGTCCAGCGCAACCTCGACCGCCCCTTCATGCAAGACATCGACCAGCTTCCCCACCCAGCCCACAAGCACTTTGACATAGGCAAATACCGCATCCTAAACAAAACCTACCTCCCAATAATCACCAGCCGCGGCTGCCCCTTCCACTGCACATTCTGTGCAGGCTACAAGATGTGCGGACGAGGCTTCCGTGCACGCAGCCCCACAAAAGTCGTCGATGAGCTGGAGTGGCTAAGGGATGATTTAGGCGGCGGCGCCTTTGCCTTCTACGATGACACCTTCACCTTCGACGTGCCCCGTGCAGTCGCCATATGCGATGAGATGCGTAGGCGCAAGTTTGATTTGCCTTGGGACTGCCGCACCCGCGTCGACAAGGTCTCGCTTAGCCTGATGGAGAAGCTGCATAGCGCCGGCTGCGAGCTGGTGCATTTCGGCGTCGAATCCGGCAGCCAGCAGATGCTTAACTTGATGCGTAAAGGCACCACGGTGGAGCAGAACGCGCAGGCAATCAAGTGGGCAAAACAGGCCGGTGTGTCCGTGGCGATTTCGCTGGTCATCGGCTACCCCACGGAAACAGCCCAGCAGCTTCAGCAAACCATCGACTTCATCTATAAAACTAAACCCGACTACGTCTACATGTGTGAGGCAGTGCCGTATCCGGGCACCGAACTCTACGAGTTCACAAAGAGCTTAGGCTTGGAGCTTGCTAAGGACTGGAGCCTCTACCATGAACAAACCCAAGTATTCGAAAACAAGCTTTTGCCACTCGAGAAACTCAACCAGACCAAAAAGGAGTTCTACGACCGCTACCTCTCCTACTCCTTCTTTATCAGCAAAAAAATGAAAAGCGACTTCTACAGCCAAATCATGGCCCGTAGCGCCCTAAACCACCTTGTCGCCAACAACCGCGCCGCAAAATGGGCAATCCATCACCTCTACCACCCCAAAGTCAGCCCCGGCGGACACAGCACCCCAAGCAAGGAGCAGCAGAAGAAGCCATGA
- a CDS encoding class I SAM-dependent methyltransferase, with the protein MTRQLAGIRYLLSHPHQLKWVVTREIYFGQRKKSKRKWVEWQKYDANMHIMMMASHPEAMSVNTLNLDRLRIFQDMVGGMGADLKILDVGCGDGVISEPLIKAGHFVAAVDLPTVATSAQQSKVSAVMAGDAETLAFGDGSFDLVIASEVLEHLWAPECFIDEAYRTLKAKGSLIIETPEGMAGLNYDSHMNFYTVEKLQKLLSPRFSMLKVERLAATGSAQTPTIIVLFKKA; encoded by the coding sequence ATGACTCGGCAACTGGCGGGCATCCGCTACCTGCTTTCACATCCCCATCAGCTTAAATGGGTGGTTACCCGAGAAATCTATTTTGGGCAACGCAAAAAGAGCAAGCGCAAATGGGTGGAGTGGCAAAAATACGATGCTAACATGCATATCATGATGATGGCGTCGCATCCCGAGGCCATGAGCGTTAACACGTTGAACCTTGACCGCCTCAGAATCTTTCAGGATATGGTGGGAGGCATGGGCGCGGACCTGAAAATCCTCGATGTAGGCTGCGGAGACGGCGTAATCAGCGAACCCCTCATCAAAGCGGGGCATTTTGTTGCCGCGGTGGATTTGCCCACGGTTGCCACATCCGCGCAGCAGAGCAAGGTATCGGCGGTTATGGCGGGTGATGCGGAGACGTTGGCGTTTGGCGACGGCAGCTTCGATTTAGTTATTGCCTCGGAGGTGCTGGAGCATCTTTGGGCGCCGGAATGCTTCATCGACGAAGCCTACCGAACCCTCAAGGCAAAGGGCAGCCTCATCATCGAGACCCCCGAGGGCATGGCTGGGCTAAACTACGATTCACACATGAACTTCTACACCGTTGAGAAGCTTCAGAAACTGCTTTCGCCCCGCTTCAGCATGCTCAAAGTGGAGAGGCTGGCGGCGACGGGATCCGCGCAGACCCCAACTATCATTGTGCTCTTCAAAAAAGCTTAG
- a CDS encoding PQQ-binding-like beta-propeller repeat protein has protein sequence MKTKTTTLLTIASILIVTLAMYAPAASASTGTSDGNWSMWRRDPSHSSTAASGPSNFTLAWNYSTAGAVISSPSIVDGVVYVGSQDTYLYALDADSGALVWKFKTNDYIVSSPAVADGKVYTGGDDGYVYCIDAQTGEMQWKTFVNGDVEYTYGSLVLKSSPAVVDGIVYVGSLDGYLYALNADSGDIVWKYNTDGFILSSPAVSDGAVYFTSEAPGTGVLFKLDAAVGSMIWALPIPYEHQFTGGTEMMGSPSVAGGMVFVPADLRTYYGVNAETGEVAWTFTEPDAAEFIVSCPLYVDGDLYIINKYSITTLDAATGDIEWSFFTGDELYTSLSYAAGKIYLMTSQRHMFILDAADKGTKLDNYTLPSGSWSSPSLYDGKIYIGNHDWNVYCLAENSTAAAPQNNFDLQIDPALAIIVVVAVVVLALMIAYIGRSQTREEKRQCKVTG, from the coding sequence ATGAAAACCAAAACCACAACCCTGCTAACCATAGCATCCATCCTCATCGTTACCTTAGCCATGTATGCCCCCGCTGCTTCAGCATCAACTGGCACATCAGATGGAAACTGGAGCATGTGGCGCCGTGACCCCTCGCATTCCTCAACCGCAGCCAGTGGCCCCTCAAACTTCACTCTCGCCTGGAACTACAGCACCGCCGGCGCAGTCATCTCTTCCCCCAGCATCGTAGACGGCGTAGTCTACGTGGGCTCACAGGACACCTACCTCTATGCGCTCGACGCGGACAGCGGCGCCTTGGTTTGGAAATTCAAAACCAACGACTACATCGTTTCCTCCCCCGCGGTGGCAGACGGCAAAGTCTACACGGGCGGCGACGACGGCTACGTCTACTGCATAGACGCCCAAACCGGCGAGATGCAATGGAAAACCTTCGTTAACGGCGACGTCGAGTACACCTATGGTTCGCTGGTGCTCAAATCCTCCCCCGCAGTGGTGGATGGCATCGTCTACGTCGGCTCGTTAGATGGCTACCTCTATGCGCTCAACGCGGACAGCGGCGACATCGTCTGGAAATACAACACCGACGGCTTCATCCTCTCCTCCCCCGCTGTATCTGACGGCGCAGTTTACTTTACCTCGGAGGCCCCCGGCACAGGTGTCCTCTTCAAGCTTGACGCCGCAGTCGGCAGCATGATTTGGGCTCTGCCAATCCCCTATGAGCATCAGTTCACCGGCGGCACCGAAATGATGGGCTCCCCCTCCGTTGCAGGCGGCATGGTGTTTGTCCCCGCGGACCTACGCACCTACTACGGCGTAAACGCAGAAACCGGCGAAGTCGCATGGACATTCACGGAGCCCGACGCCGCGGAATTCATCGTTTCCTGCCCCCTCTACGTGGACGGCGACCTCTACATAATCAACAAATACAGCATAACCACGCTGGACGCCGCCACGGGCGACATAGAATGGAGCTTCTTTACCGGCGATGAACTGTATACTTCCCTCTCTTATGCGGCGGGCAAAATCTATTTAATGACTAGCCAACGCCACATGTTCATCCTCGACGCAGCCGACAAGGGCACCAAACTCGACAACTACACCCTGCCCTCGGGCAGCTGGTCTTCGCCTTCGCTCTACGACGGCAAAATCTACATCGGCAACCACGACTGGAACGTCTACTGCTTAGCCGAAAACTCCACCGCAGCTGCGCCACAGAACAACTTTGACCTCCAAATCGACCCTGCCCTAGCCATAATCGTGGTGGTCGCCGTGGTGGTTTTGGCGCTGATGATAGCTTACATCGGTCGGAGCCAGACACGCGAAGAAAAACGGCAATGCAAAGTTACGGGCTAA
- a CDS encoding PQQ-binding-like beta-propeller repeat protein, translating to MFSVSLFLVSSFATQTVGSAAAQQTTASSGLLQYDWPQFMGDPSFTRFSLGPAPNTPNLLWSTNVTGVQPYLSAFNGMIFVGTHGSVVALDKDTGGIVWETPIQMVHTWPIIYKIDDSHLVVQGTCLSPQTGEVLWVSSDFSADTGIFSSNVYSPEEKMFYLKNNSYTEGWSFANPDAPPTFVWRTYVPGGGRTGIGTTYGDGKVFVGSFMNLQMALDAKTGDVLWSTRTRGPMIFDGSYSDGVFLRGGTDDNTMYCFNATSGEIIWTYTPEEDYPYDGGYFTTGTSVAYGNVYEPNKDGYIYAINIATGELAWRYKGPGTLLWPGFASVADGKLYVTSGEIAQYGGGQGTSEYVCLNAFTGEVIWKLPIEALAPRESSLVAYGRLYLIPGTVTDAVDAISGNEYTTFNQVWAIGEQNPPDVVITPPTVLPPEVPLENALSGWTLVLIVAVIAVAFIVFLAAVQRHDSQKRRRNP from the coding sequence TTGTTTTCTGTTTCGCTATTTCTGGTTTCATCATTCGCCACACAAACCGTCGGCTCCGCAGCTGCACAGCAAACCACCGCATCCAGCGGTCTACTGCAGTATGACTGGCCACAGTTCATGGGCGACCCCTCCTTCACACGTTTCTCTTTGGGCCCCGCTCCTAACACACCGAATTTGCTCTGGAGCACCAACGTTACAGGCGTGCAGCCGTACCTCTCCGCGTTCAACGGCATGATATTTGTTGGCACCCACGGCTCAGTTGTGGCGCTTGACAAAGACACCGGCGGCATAGTCTGGGAAACCCCCATCCAGATGGTGCATACTTGGCCTATAATCTACAAAATCGACGATTCCCACCTTGTCGTGCAGGGCACCTGCCTAAGCCCCCAAACCGGCGAAGTCCTCTGGGTCAGCTCCGACTTTAGCGCTGACACCGGCATCTTCAGCTCCAACGTGTATAGCCCCGAAGAAAAAATGTTCTACCTCAAAAACAACTCCTACACCGAAGGCTGGAGTTTTGCTAACCCCGATGCTCCCCCAACGTTTGTGTGGCGCACCTACGTGCCCGGCGGCGGCAGAACCGGCATCGGAACCACCTACGGCGACGGCAAAGTCTTCGTGGGCTCGTTTATGAACCTGCAGATGGCATTGGACGCCAAAACAGGCGATGTACTCTGGAGCACCCGCACCAGGGGACCCATGATTTTCGACGGTTCCTACAGCGATGGGGTGTTTCTGCGGGGTGGAACCGACGATAACACCATGTACTGCTTCAACGCCACGTCAGGCGAGATAATCTGGACATACACCCCAGAGGAAGATTACCCCTACGACGGCGGCTACTTCACCACCGGTACCTCAGTGGCGTATGGCAACGTGTATGAACCCAACAAAGACGGCTACATCTACGCCATCAACATCGCCACCGGCGAGTTAGCATGGCGCTACAAAGGCCCCGGCACGCTTTTGTGGCCTGGGTTTGCCTCGGTTGCCGACGGAAAACTCTACGTGACCAGCGGCGAAATCGCCCAGTACGGCGGCGGACAGGGCACCTCAGAATATGTTTGCCTTAACGCCTTCACCGGCGAAGTCATCTGGAAGTTGCCCATCGAGGCGTTGGCGCCCCGTGAATCCAGCTTGGTGGCTTATGGGCGTCTCTACTTGATTCCGGGCACCGTAACCGACGCGGTGGATGCCATATCGGGTAACGAGTACACCACGTTTAATCAGGTCTGGGCAATCGGTGAACAAAATCCCCCCGATGTAGTTATAACACCTCCAACAGTCCTGCCTCCTGAAGTGCCCCTTGAAAACGCTTTAAGCGGCTGGACCCTTGTGCTCATCGTCGCGGTGATCGCAGTTGCATTCATCGTGTTTTTAGCTGCGGTGCAGCGGCATGACAGCCAGAAACGGAGGAGAAATCCATGA
- a CDS encoding radical SAM protein, which produces MTEQKGPLLMTSWRVTGACNARCRYCNVDATCEHAPREMTTQEAFHLVDEVQKFGVRWFGLKGGEPLMRKDIFEIATYAKSKGLNVCLLTNGTFVDGSIYDNLVKNQIWSSVSIDGPEEINDQLRGKGSYQKAVAAIEKLSAGKILNGLACAITKVNLKHLDHVAELAEKYHANFVWYNALVPSGRAKTTMELEPSPEEYEWVLNHIWDITEKYRGKFEVHVHCPFFARVVKQRLPEKEFNEWYEKEFHGKCTYFAFGGYLSVTENGDLIPCFYTDLQPNEPMMLGNIRNKPLTQAWEEVKASKYYNRFKDRNILKGKCGVCEYRDICGGCRNRAYAYTGDITESDPACNYIPQALRNK; this is translated from the coding sequence TTGACAGAACAAAAAGGCCCATTACTTATGACTTCTTGGCGCGTCACAGGCGCCTGCAACGCAAGATGCCGATACTGCAACGTAGACGCAACATGCGAGCATGCACCCCGCGAGATGACAACGCAGGAAGCCTTCCACCTCGTTGATGAAGTGCAGAAATTCGGGGTCCGATGGTTCGGCCTTAAAGGCGGCGAACCGCTGATGCGCAAGGACATCTTCGAGATCGCGACCTACGCGAAAAGCAAAGGCCTCAACGTGTGCCTGCTAACCAACGGCACCTTCGTCGACGGATCCATCTACGATAACTTGGTTAAGAACCAGATTTGGTCCTCAGTGAGCATTGATGGCCCCGAAGAAATCAACGATCAACTCCGCGGCAAAGGCAGCTACCAAAAAGCCGTCGCAGCCATCGAGAAGCTCTCAGCGGGCAAAATCCTAAACGGCTTAGCCTGCGCCATAACAAAAGTTAACCTCAAACACCTCGATCACGTCGCTGAACTCGCAGAAAAGTATCATGCTAACTTTGTCTGGTACAATGCCCTTGTGCCCAGTGGCAGAGCAAAAACAACCATGGAGCTTGAGCCCAGCCCTGAAGAGTACGAGTGGGTCCTCAATCACATCTGGGATATCACTGAGAAGTACCGGGGTAAATTCGAGGTCCATGTGCACTGCCCCTTCTTCGCCCGCGTTGTTAAGCAGCGGCTTCCCGAGAAGGAATTCAACGAGTGGTACGAGAAAGAGTTCCATGGCAAATGCACCTACTTCGCATTCGGCGGCTACCTGTCGGTAACCGAAAACGGCGACTTAATCCCCTGCTTCTACACTGACCTGCAACCCAACGAACCCATGATGCTGGGCAACATCCGCAACAAACCCCTCACACAGGCATGGGAAGAAGTTAAAGCCTCAAAGTACTACAACAGATTCAAAGACCGCAACATCCTCAAAGGCAAATGCGGCGTCTGCGAATACCGCGACATCTGCGGCGGATGCAGAAACCGAGCCTACGCCTACACAGGCGACATCACCGAATCCGACCCCGCCTGCAACTACATACCCCAGGCGCTACGCAACAAGTAG
- a CDS encoding PQQ-binding-like beta-propeller repeat protein, which translates to MRAALLVCLFLVSAVLFSAIMEHVGSEALQSGASEWPKFHRDLANSGYTDSSSPRTNQTLWAFNTGGQVGSASIHQGIAYVGSYDRSIYAFNASDGSLIWKTPTEGIIVSRPTVAEGKVFVGSEDNHLYALDAADGGVLWRFKTGYYVDSDPAYADGVVYVGSEDRNVYALDASSGKLIWSYETGGQIMLSSPTLSSNLVFIGALDHKVYALNIKDGSLAWSFTTSDKVVSTPIVHEGVVYVGSLDDHLYALDAANGGQMWNFTTGGDVYASATVKGDVAYVGALDGKLYALTAADGKPIWSQTLGNAVSSTPAVEGGGVYVGSMDHSIYALNASSGEPIWSYATGNVVIAEPVVYGGVVYAGSWDGEFYALNASSGEQVWNYRTGSKVDSSPTAADGLVYVGAHDGRVYALNASTGMVGFDWELHNDVVWSFQTQDMIMFSAPAVADGKVYVGSYDGGVYALNASSGDLVWSYMTGKHVVSSPAVDNGVVYVGSQDHNLYALNASTGEKIWSYTTGDVIVVSSPAVSDGRVYIGSNDKNIHCLNATNGELLWKYATDGYVVSSPAVSKGIVYVGSYDHKIYALNAATGDLIWDYRTQGQIASSPAVASNVVYVGSDDSCVYALDAQSGNVQWKYATGGEVASSPAVSEGAVYVGSYDGKLYALDASDGTLIWSYATDEKVVSSPALAYGGVYVGSYDHVVYAFGSASAVPEDEDEEPAVWAVVIVAAVAVAAALVYMAWRRRQRAAR; encoded by the coding sequence ATGAGAGCAGCTTTGCTGGTTTGCCTATTTCTGGTGTCAGCGGTTTTGTTTTCAGCCATCATGGAGCATGTTGGCTCAGAGGCACTTCAGTCAGGCGCATCTGAGTGGCCCAAGTTCCACCGCGACTTAGCCAACAGCGGATACACCGATTCATCGTCTCCCCGCACTAACCAGACGCTTTGGGCATTTAACACCGGCGGCCAAGTTGGCTCAGCCAGCATCCATCAAGGAATCGCTTACGTGGGTTCCTATGACCGCAGCATCTACGCTTTCAACGCCTCAGACGGCAGCCTCATCTGGAAAACCCCCACCGAGGGCATAATAGTCTCTCGTCCCACAGTGGCGGAGGGAAAAGTCTTCGTGGGCTCGGAGGATAACCACCTCTACGCTCTGGACGCAGCAGATGGAGGGGTGCTTTGGCGCTTCAAAACGGGGTACTATGTTGATTCTGACCCAGCCTACGCCGACGGGGTGGTTTATGTTGGTTCAGAGGACAGAAACGTGTATGCCCTCGATGCTTCATCGGGCAAGCTGATTTGGAGCTATGAGACCGGCGGCCAGATAATGCTGTCCTCGCCGACTCTCAGCAGCAATTTAGTTTTCATAGGCGCCTTAGACCATAAAGTCTACGCCCTCAACATCAAAGACGGCTCATTAGCATGGAGCTTCACCACAAGCGATAAGGTGGTTTCCACACCCATCGTCCATGAAGGCGTGGTCTATGTGGGTTCCTTAGATGACCACCTCTATGCCCTAGATGCCGCTAACGGTGGCCAAATGTGGAATTTCACCACCGGAGGCGACGTCTACGCTTCCGCAACCGTAAAAGGCGATGTTGCGTATGTGGGGGCGCTGGACGGAAAGCTCTACGCGCTCACCGCAGCAGATGGCAAACCTATCTGGAGCCAAACCTTGGGCAACGCGGTGTCCTCAACTCCAGCGGTTGAAGGCGGCGGCGTCTATGTGGGGTCGATGGATCACAGCATCTATGCCCTCAACGCTTCAAGCGGCGAACCCATCTGGAGCTACGCAACGGGCAACGTGGTCATCGCTGAACCCGTAGTGTATGGCGGCGTAGTGTACGCTGGGTCATGGGACGGCGAATTCTACGCCCTAAACGCCTCCAGCGGAGAGCAGGTTTGGAACTACAGGACAGGCAGCAAAGTGGACTCCTCGCCCACCGCTGCAGATGGCTTGGTTTATGTTGGCGCCCATGATGGCAGAGTTTACGCCTTGAATGCTTCAACGGGGATGGTGGGGTTTGATTGGGAACTGCATAACGATGTTGTCTGGAGCTTCCAAACCCAAGATATGATTATGTTTTCTGCGCCGGCAGTGGCGGACGGAAAAGTCTATGTGGGCAGCTACGACGGCGGCGTCTATGCGCTGAACGCTTCCAGCGGCGATTTGGTTTGGAGTTATATGACGGGTAAACATGTGGTTTCGTCCCCCGCCGTCGATAATGGAGTGGTGTATGTGGGTTCACAGGACCACAATCTCTACGCCCTAAACGCGTCCACAGGAGAAAAAATTTGGAGCTACACCACCGGCGACGTTATCGTGGTTTCTTCGCCAGCGGTATCTGATGGCAGAGTCTACATTGGCTCAAACGACAAAAACATCCACTGCCTAAACGCCACAAATGGAGAGCTGCTCTGGAAATACGCAACCGACGGCTATGTGGTTTCCTCCCCAGCCGTTTCCAAGGGCATAGTCTACGTGGGGTCATATGACCACAAAATCTACGCCCTAAACGCGGCCACTGGCGATTTAATTTGGGATTACCGGACCCAAGGCCAAATCGCCTCATCTCCCGCCGTAGCGTCCAATGTGGTTTACGTCGGTTCAGATGACAGCTGTGTCTACGCGTTGGATGCACAAAGCGGTAATGTTCAGTGGAAATACGCCACAGGCGGAGAGGTGGCTTCCTCGCCAGCGGTAAGCGAAGGCGCTGTCTATGTGGGTTCGTATGATGGCAAACTATATGCGCTTGACGCATCAGACGGCACGTTAATCTGGAGTTACGCCACAGATGAGAAAGTGGTCTCGTCTCCTGCCCTCGCGTATGGAGGAGTATACGTGGGCTCATATGACCATGTCGTCTACGCGTTTGGTTCAGCCTCCGCTGTGCCTGAAGATGAAGATGAAGAACCCGCGGTTTGGGCAGTGGTTATTGTGGCTGCTGTTGCTGTTGCAGCTGCATTAGTCTATATGGCATGGCGCAGGCGCCAGAGAGCTGCGCGGTAA